In a single window of the Ruminococcus albus 7 = DSM 20455 genome:
- a CDS encoding GNAT family N-acetyltransferase: protein MIKEIDRSDIPNCVSVIKDSFMTVADEFGFTSENAPRFTAFAISDDRLYYQLDNENRIMVAYYLDNKVVVEYYSLLLQEDNQCELNNLSVLSDYRHNNIGTALLDDAIIRAKKLGCVKINIGIVEENKILRKWYEDKGFTHIGTRKFDFFPFTCGYMVKTL from the coding sequence ATGATTAAGGAAATTGATCGAAGTGATATACCGAATTGTGTCTCTGTTATTAAAGACAGCTTTATGACTGTTGCTGATGAGTTCGGATTCACTTCAGAAAATGCACCCCGATTTACAGCATTCGCTATATCGGACGATAGACTGTACTACCAATTGGATAATGAAAATAGAATAATGGTTGCATACTATTTGGATAATAAGGTAGTAGTTGAATATTATTCCTTACTTTTGCAGGAAGATAATCAATGTGAGCTGAATAACCTAAGTGTCCTTTCCGATTATAGACATAATAATATCGGTACCGCATTGTTGGATGATGCTATAATTCGAGCAAAAAAATTGGGGTGCGTTAAAATCAATATCGGAATTGTTGAAGAGAATAAGATATTACGAAAATGGTACGAGGATAAAGGCTTTACTCATATTGGTACAAGGAAATTCGATTTTTTCCCATTTACTTGCGGCTATATGGTAAAGACATTATAA
- a CDS encoding ECF transporter S component yields the protein MMRRSVKAALLTGSMALIAGGCVIFRDRAAVWLIGSAAVAVCGIFFARFERREAASGEVALTAVMTALSVAGRIIFAPLPAFKPCAAVIILAGIYLGAEQGFMIGALTALISNFFFTQGIWTPFQMMVWGIIGLLAGLVGSKLKKKPLLLCVFGVAAGACYSVFMDICSVLWLGGGFTPERFLGLTLTSAWFTVSYMVSNCIFLVLFVKPAERIFVRLKDKYGIGDTSK from the coding sequence ATGATGCGCAGGTCGGTGAAGGCGGCTTTGCTGACAGGATCAATGGCACTTATCGCAGGTGGCTGCGTGATATTCAGGGACAGGGCTGCGGTCTGGCTGATAGGTTCGGCTGCGGTGGCTGTATGCGGCATATTCTTCGCAAGGTTCGAGCGGAGAGAAGCGGCTTCGGGCGAGGTGGCACTGACAGCAGTGATGACGGCACTTTCTGTGGCAGGAAGGATAATATTCGCACCTCTGCCCGCTTTCAAACCCTGCGCGGCTGTGATAATACTTGCAGGTATATACCTAGGGGCTGAACAGGGATTCATGATAGGTGCACTTACAGCACTGATATCAAATTTCTTCTTTACCCAGGGGATATGGACTCCTTTCCAGATGATGGTGTGGGGTATAATAGGTCTGCTGGCAGGTCTTGTGGGAAGTAAACTGAAAAAAAAGCCCCTGCTGCTGTGCGTGTTCGGCGTGGCTGCAGGTGCGTGTTATTCAGTGTTTATGGATATATGCAGCGTGTTATGGCTGGGCGGCGGATTCACCCCCGAAAGATTTCTCGGGCTGACCCTCACCTCAGCATGGTTCACGGTTAGCTATATGGTATCGAACTGCATATTCCTCGTGTTGTTCGTAAAGCCCGCAGAAAGAATATTCGTAAGGCTGAAAGATAAATACGGCATCGGTGACACAAGCAAATAA
- a CDS encoding ABC transporter ATP-binding protein — translation MDAVYCKGLTFRYSSADAPVLQDIDIRIGRGELVMLMGHSGCGKTTLLKLLKPEISPRGDMTGEIRIFGEKAVSPQPKVGYAAQSPEDGFVSDRVRGEIMFAPENAGLDAAEVRRLAAETITRFGLGKLAERKLSELSGGEKQLVSLCAALVMQPEILLLDEPFSRLDPVTAEDMSALILRLNRETGMTVIIAEHSTELLFAECDRVIFLEDGRIIADGTPRETAAVKAAESFMPAAARAFAGYEPVPLTVREGRRLLAEIPHKREVPLGERKTFGEDALRAEGVRFAWGRKDDDILAGADILLHRGEHLALIGANGSGKTTLLRCLAGLCRAYSGKVEVFGKRQKKQGAVTAMLPQEAADLFVQPTVREDYIYALRAMGKPEDRADEMLERMGCGHLGDMHPYDLSGGEMQLCGLGRVLLCEPEILLLDEPTKGLDAEARRRIGDMVRKLCAEGRAVLTVTHDMEYAAETADSCGILCGGRVESLMPAAGFFAKAGYLSTAAGRIARGEVKNAYTAEMLRLAAGGVE, via the coding sequence ATGGACGCTGTTTACTGCAAGGGACTGACGTTTCGTTACAGCAGTGCTGATGCACCTGTACTGCAGGACATAGATATCAGGATAGGCAGGGGCGAGCTTGTGATGCTTATGGGGCATTCGGGCTGCGGCAAGACCACATTGCTGAAACTGCTGAAGCCTGAGATATCCCCGAGGGGCGATATGACAGGGGAGATAAGGATATTCGGGGAGAAGGCAGTGAGCCCTCAGCCGAAGGTCGGGTATGCGGCACAGTCCCCCGAGGACGGCTTTGTGAGTGACAGGGTGCGCGGTGAGATAATGTTTGCTCCTGAGAATGCAGGGCTTGATGCGGCGGAGGTACGTCGGCTTGCGGCGGAAACCATAACCCGTTTCGGGCTGGGAAAGCTTGCGGAGCGGAAACTGAGTGAGCTTTCGGGCGGTGAAAAGCAGTTGGTGAGCCTTTGTGCGGCACTTGTCATGCAGCCTGAGATACTTCTGCTTGACGAGCCTTTCAGCCGACTTGACCCTGTGACGGCTGAGGATATGAGCGCCCTGATACTTCGGCTTAACCGTGAAACGGGTATGACGGTGATAATTGCGGAGCACAGTACCGAACTGCTGTTTGCAGAATGTGACAGGGTGATATTCCTTGAAGACGGCAGGATAATTGCGGACGGTACACCCCGTGAAACAGCAGCCGTAAAGGCGGCAGAGAGCTTTATGCCTGCGGCAGCAAGGGCTTTTGCAGGGTATGAGCCTGTACCGCTGACGGTGCGTGAGGGCAGGCGGCTGCTGGCTGAGATACCTCATAAGAGAGAGGTGCCTCTTGGTGAAAGGAAGACCTTCGGGGAGGATGCTTTGCGTGCTGAGGGAGTAAGGTTCGCGTGGGGGCGCAAGGATGATGATATACTGGCAGGGGCGGATATACTTCTGCACAGGGGAGAGCATCTGGCACTCATCGGGGCTAACGGCAGCGGCAAGACCACTCTGCTGAGGTGTCTTGCAGGACTTTGCAGGGCTTACTCGGGCAAGGTGGAAGTCTTCGGGAAACGGCAGAAAAAGCAGGGTGCTGTTACTGCGATGCTTCCGCAGGAGGCGGCAGACCTGTTTGTTCAGCCGACGGTGCGCGAGGATTATATCTATGCACTGAGGGCTATGGGAAAGCCTGAGGACAGGGCTGATGAGATGCTTGAGCGTATGGGCTGCGGACACCTCGGGGATATGCACCCATATGACCTCAGCGGCGGTGAGATGCAGCTGTGCGGTCTTGGCAGGGTGCTTTTATGCGAGCCTGAGATACTTCTGCTGGACGAGCCCACAAAGGGTCTGGATGCTGAGGCACGCAGGCGTATAGGGGATATGGTCAGAAAGCTTTGCGCTGAGGGCAGGGCAGTGCTGACTGTGACCCATGATATGGAATACGCGGCAGAAACCGCAGACAGCTGTGGTATACTGTGCGGCGGACGTGTGGAGAGCCTGATGCCTGCGGCAGGATTTTTCGCGAAGGCAGGATATCTCAGTACCGCTGCAGGCAGGATAGCACGCGGCGAGGTCAAAAATGCATACACTGCAGAGATGCTGCGGCTGGCGGCAGGGGGAGTTGAATGA
- a CDS encoding energy-coupling factor transporter transmembrane component T — translation MKSFAPLTRIAAVVGILVMIMFPRSLCAAGVGTVTGLMCMALYDGWRRGLKWAAGVLVICAATAVIDPIFSHRGMTVLLFVNDRPYTLESMLYGLELGLSLSGAGVWLAVMRSIVNEREMLGIFGRYSPRLAMTISMTLGFIPRLIQKNRRISEAQRGAGLFRENSPTGRLGEVGAVFTACMAWSAEAAAGAAQSMNARGYGTHPVRFSDRRALRAKDMVSIGAVVLLTAAGLVLSSMGGATEFFPTIDFGRYELVMTAVYLAECMLPLIILGKERLQWTLFTARD, via the coding sequence ATGAAGAGTTTTGCGCCGCTGACGCGTATAGCGGCTGTAGTGGGTATACTGGTGATGATAATGTTCCCCAGGTCACTTTGCGCGGCAGGTGTCGGGACAGTGACGGGGCTTATGTGCATGGCGCTGTATGACGGCTGGCGCAGGGGGCTGAAATGGGCGGCAGGTGTACTGGTGATATGTGCGGCTACGGCTGTTATTGACCCCATATTCTCACACAGGGGAATGACTGTCCTGCTCTTTGTGAATGACCGTCCCTACACGCTGGAATCCATGCTTTACGGGCTGGAGCTTGGACTTTCGCTGAGCGGTGCGGGGGTATGGCTGGCGGTCATGCGAAGTATTGTGAACGAGCGTGAGATGCTGGGCATATTCGGGAGATATTCTCCGAGGCTTGCCATGACTATCAGTATGACCCTCGGGTTCATACCGCGGCTGATACAGAAAAACAGAAGGATAAGCGAGGCGCAGCGCGGTGCAGGGCTTTTCAGGGAGAACAGTCCTACAGGTCGGCTGGGAGAAGTCGGGGCGGTATTTACTGCCTGCATGGCTTGGTCGGCAGAGGCGGCTGCAGGTGCGGCACAGAGCATGAATGCCCGTGGATACGGCACGCATCCCGTGAGATTTTCTGACAGGAGGGCACTGAGGGCTAAGGACATGGTATCCATTGGTGCGGTGGTACTGCTTACAGCCGCAGGTCTGGTGCTTTCGTCAATGGGCGGAGCAACGGAGTTTTTCCCGACGATAGACTTCGGAAGATATGAGCTCGTTATGACGGCGGTATATCTTGCGGAATGTATGCTGCCGCTTATTATACTGGGAAAGGAGAGGCTTCAATGGACGCTGTTTACTGCAAGGGACTGA
- a CDS encoding DUF4430 domain-containing protein, protein MRTGDIILIGGAAAVLTAAVLFVDIKTPEEYYALHPTEVTEDGEYVTIKVDSSAVNGGISLEGRYALVSGDSVYDVAARVLRYEGIDLDTKGGRAVYISGIGGLEEFDYGAESGWIYTVNGTAPDINCGEYQPECGDEIVFTYVDSFIGEADR, encoded by the coding sequence ATGAGAACAGGGGATATAATATTAATAGGCGGTGCGGCGGCTGTACTGACAGCGGCTGTCCTCTTTGTGGATATAAAGACCCCTGAGGAGTACTATGCGCTCCACCCGACTGAGGTCACAGAGGACGGAGAGTATGTCACTATAAAGGTGGACAGCTCTGCGGTGAACGGCGGAATTTCCCTTGAGGGAAGATATGCACTGGTTTCCGGTGACAGCGTATATGATGTTGCCGCGAGAGTGCTGAGGTATGAGGGCATAGACCTTGATACCAAGGGCGGCAGGGCAGTATACATAAGCGGTATAGGCGGTCTGGAAGAATTTGACTATGGTGCTGAGAGCGGCTGGATATACACCGTGAACGGTACAGCCCCCGATATCAACTGCGGCGAGTATCAGCCCGAGTGCGGTGACGAGATAGTGTTCACATATGTTGACAGCTTTATCGGGGAGGCGGACAGATGA
- a CDS encoding transglutaminase domain-containing protein — MEEKRTYISAPVVFGVGTALTVGIWGGLYAGAAALFLCVLTAYLAERLGRIWGFLPALCGGLAAGILHDRARAEFALCADSAEYMYTIKRGLMYVPVAGAADSAYIAVLIFCGISCAVYSAAGVRAAAVLWGIAAAAGSVLFGGSSLLVCGAVALAVSVLILGAKDMRRAVLSLGAAVIALPAVLIRLPELPPAGEVSAAEGMTLYLAESYEEPHCSKAQYARGSAIMKTLREAGFDEMTQKGQLMGSAGAVLPMEKVNVGEDLIPAGVCSEYTEGGYVVCPQADKEIFRLMTQLKEGEYLDREGLYREYVYSAYGSLTADEEEKLREKYPVDGTQPLDVKLAAVRTAVRNELSDKAADSSDHAQLTVDIARSCGIAARTVKGIYFKSMPEGGKARLADGEQREWAEVYIDGAGWSVFEASREYEESSPLLPEGTSADGEESDGLTSSAEDIIYRSAPPRTAAEIRAEKETTKTSGRLMLMPFGILAAALAAGRIRAAYRWSLRRKHDDTAALKADHFQGRQLMEEVLGLHGLPPEVLAEKAEGLLGTRFAESERAYEELRFSDKAPDDKALEKAKRFYEEALRASKKQGRIKSLIRRLRGLY, encoded by the coding sequence ATGGAAGAAAAGAGAACGTATATCTCCGCACCCGTAGTTTTCGGGGTGGGGACGGCACTGACAGTAGGTATATGGGGTGGGCTGTACGCTGGAGCGGCAGCTCTGTTCCTGTGTGTGCTGACGGCATATCTCGCTGAGCGTTTAGGACGGATATGGGGCTTTTTGCCTGCCTTATGCGGCGGGCTGGCGGCAGGTATCCTCCATGACAGGGCTAGGGCAGAATTTGCCCTTTGTGCCGACAGTGCTGAGTATATGTATACGATAAAGCGCGGTCTGATGTATGTGCCTGTGGCAGGGGCGGCTGACAGTGCTTATATTGCAGTGCTTATCTTCTGCGGCATATCCTGTGCGGTGTATTCAGCCGCAGGAGTGAGAGCGGCAGCGGTACTGTGGGGGATAGCGGCTGCTGCGGGGAGCGTGCTTTTCGGCGGCAGCAGCCTGCTTGTCTGCGGTGCGGTCGCACTGGCGGTATCGGTGCTTATACTCGGTGCAAAGGATATGAGGCGTGCTGTGCTTTCACTGGGGGCGGCGGTAATAGCCCTGCCTGCGGTGCTGATAAGGCTGCCCGAACTGCCGCCTGCAGGCGAAGTATCGGCAGCAGAGGGTATGACCCTTTATCTGGCAGAGAGCTACGAGGAGCCGCACTGCAGCAAGGCGCAGTATGCAAGAGGTTCAGCGATAATGAAAACCCTGCGTGAAGCAGGCTTCGATGAGATGACACAGAAAGGTCAGCTTATGGGATCTGCAGGCGCTGTACTGCCGATGGAGAAAGTTAATGTCGGTGAAGATCTTATCCCTGCAGGAGTATGTTCGGAATATACTGAAGGCGGATACGTGGTGTGTCCGCAGGCAGATAAGGAGATATTCAGGCTGATGACACAGTTGAAAGAAGGCGAATATCTTGACCGCGAGGGACTTTACCGCGAGTATGTGTATTCTGCTTACGGCAGCCTGACAGCTGATGAGGAAGAAAAGCTACGTGAGAAGTACCCTGTGGACGGTACACAGCCCCTTGATGTTAAACTTGCAGCTGTAAGGACGGCTGTGAGGAATGAGCTTTCGGACAAAGCGGCTGACAGCAGCGATCATGCGCAGCTGACAGTGGATATTGCGAGAAGCTGCGGTATAGCCGCGAGAACAGTAAAGGGCATATATTTTAAGAGTATGCCCGAAGGCGGCAAAGCAAGGCTTGCAGACGGCGAGCAACGTGAATGGGCAGAGGTATACATCGACGGTGCAGGCTGGTCAGTGTTTGAAGCTTCACGGGAGTATGAAGAAAGCTCTCCGCTTCTTCCCGAGGGGACTTCCGCGGACGGTGAGGAAAGTGACGGACTTACCTCATCGGCGGAGGATATCATATACCGTTCGGCACCGCCGCGTACAGCCGCAGAGATACGTGCCGAAAAGGAAACCACAAAAACCTCGGGAAGGCTTATGCTGATGCCCTTTGGCATACTTGCGGCGGCATTGGCGGCAGGCAGGATAAGGGCGGCATACAGGTGGTCACTGCGGAGAAAGCATGATGATACTGCGGCGCTGAAGGCTGATCATTTTCAGGGCAGACAGCTTATGGAGGAGGTGCTGGGACTACACGGACTTCCCCCCGAGGTACTGGCAGAGAAAGCAGAGGGTCTGCTTGGCACACGGTTCGCTGAATCCGAGAGGGCTTATGAGGAACTGAGATTTTCCGACAAAGCCCCCGATGACAAGGCTTTGGAAAAGGCAAAGAGATTCTATGAGGAAGCACTGAGGGCTTCTAAAAAACAGGGGCGCATAAAAAGTCTGATACGGCGGCTGCGAGGGCTGTATTGA
- a CDS encoding DUF58 domain-containing protein: protein MRTLIFALCFAAALAAGLFNEIGLYFAAGMLAVLIAAAAENLADKGEVNVSYERVCINKGGSPVLIFAGKKRLRGRVLCENIVTGERTALDVDIRDERRYVLPAQDNCGGLLIRYMSFYRKDIPGITKRSVVCCAEGYVTVMPDPPAAEVYDMLEAAVGENEPDGAREARPDEPLRKVNLKLTHRFGKPYINTYIPERSDKLWLFADYGAGDRAGVLAEAMCGLAQVLSLRGVEYGLVLPYGEDDFRYTENADSETVMYEVLHFPMYKSVGVSFLEKLCSRADEGNIIAFAVNTDINDERITIIDGI from the coding sequence GTGAGGACGCTGATATTCGCGCTGTGCTTTGCGGCGGCGCTGGCGGCAGGTCTTTTCAATGAAATAGGTCTGTACTTCGCGGCAGGTATGCTGGCAGTGCTGATCGCGGCTGCGGCTGAAAATCTGGCGGACAAGGGCGAAGTAAATGTCAGCTATGAGAGGGTATGCATAAACAAGGGCGGATCTCCGGTACTGATATTCGCAGGAAAGAAACGTCTGCGCGGCAGGGTGCTTTGCGAGAATATAGTCACAGGTGAAAGGACAGCCCTTGATGTGGACATAAGAGATGAACGCAGATATGTGCTGCCTGCGCAGGATAACTGCGGCGGTCTGCTGATAAGGTATATGAGCTTTTACAGAAAGGATATACCCGGTATAACAAAGCGGTCTGTTGTATGCTGTGCGGAGGGCTATGTAACTGTTATGCCCGATCCTCCTGCGGCTGAGGTGTACGATATGCTGGAGGCTGCTGTGGGGGAGAATGAACCTGACGGTGCAAGAGAGGCACGTCCCGATGAGCCGCTGCGCAAGGTAAACCTGAAACTTACACACCGTTTCGGCAAGCCGTACATAAACACCTATATCCCCGAAAGATCGGACAAGCTGTGGCTGTTTGCGGACTATGGCGCAGGTGACAGGGCAGGAGTACTGGCAGAGGCTATGTGCGGTCTGGCACAGGTATTGTCCCTGCGTGGGGTGGAGTACGGACTGGTACTGCCTTACGGTGAGGATGACTTCAGATATACGGAGAATGCGGACAGTGAAACTGTGATGTATGAGGTACTGCATTTCCCGATGTATAAGTCTGTTGGCGTGAGCTTTCTCGAAAAGCTTTGCAGCAGGGCGGATGAAGGTAATATCATCGCATTCGCCGTAAATACGGACATAAACGATGAGCGTATCACGATAATAGACGGTATATGA
- a CDS encoding AAA family ATPase, which yields MKTIPLKIKEQLTKVIIGKDDTVELLIAGVLAGGHVLLEDTPGTGKTTLALALTRTMGLRFRRIQMTPDTTASDITGYSAYDEGKGEFVYHEGAAMTDLLLADELNRTSGRTQAALLEAMEERGLTVDGITHELSPYFTVIATQNPTGTAGTSAIPLSQLDRFMERLRLGAPDREALKRLITDRKDSDPLDSVRQVCNAEDLDAIRAEINKVTVSEEVTDYLCDLIQKAADSRYTEGGISPRGALALFRLAKAGAYLDGRDHVVPRDIRTCFIPVCAHRLVLTREARASGKTPEGILEEILKELPYPENKENL from the coding sequence ATGAAGACCATTCCCCTGAAAATAAAGGAACAACTGACAAAGGTCATAATCGGCAAGGACGATACCGTTGAACTGCTGATAGCAGGTGTGCTGGCAGGCGGTCATGTGCTGCTGGAGGATACTCCCGGTACGGGCAAGACTACCCTTGCGCTGGCGCTTACCAGGACTATGGGTCTCAGGTTCAGGAGGATACAGATGACACCTGATACTACAGCTTCGGATATAACGGGTTATTCGGCTTACGATGAGGGCAAGGGCGAGTTCGTGTACCATGAGGGTGCGGCTATGACAGACCTTCTGCTGGCAGACGAGCTGAACAGGACATCCGGCAGGACTCAGGCGGCACTGCTTGAAGCCATGGAAGAACGCGGTCTTACGGTAGACGGCATTACCCATGAGCTTTCGCCTTACTTTACGGTGATAGCTACCCAGAATCCTACGGGTACAGCAGGCACCTCGGCTATACCGCTTTCACAGCTTGACAGATTCATGGAAAGGCTCAGGCTTGGTGCCCCTGACAGGGAAGCACTGAAAAGGCTTATTACGGATAGAAAGGATTCCGACCCGCTGGACAGTGTCAGGCAGGTGTGTAATGCGGAAGACCTCGATGCTATCAGGGCTGAGATAAACAAGGTGACTGTCAGTGAAGAAGTGACGGACTATCTGTGTGACCTTATTCAGAAGGCGGCTGACAGCAGATACACCGAGGGCGGCATATCCCCGAGAGGTGCGCTGGCACTTTTCAGGCTGGCAAAGGCAGGGGCTTATCTTGACGGCAGAGATCATGTGGTGCCCCGTGATATACGTACCTGCTTTATACCCGTATGTGCGCACAGACTGGTGCTGACAAGGGAGGCACGTGCCTCAGGTAAGACTCCCGAGGGGATACTAGAAGAAATACTCAAAGAACTGCCTTACCCCGAAAACAAGGAGAACCTGTGA
- a CDS encoding prenyltransferase/squalene oxidase repeat-containing protein — translation MMLKRLAALSAAAVMLLVPVSASALETGQAEGYARGIITFEKNKNGIPEKDSLLSGSIAEDAGFDSSDWLAIGAVRAGLEDDTAEYRAAWEKRIQEDYSDEKSIGKIVPTDWHRAVLTGLCLGADPADVSGVDLLGCGTYLRGENRSLDKQGLNAWIWGLIAVDSCDWKMPEGADPDRKDMIDTIISAQNSDGGYSLTAGDGRSDIDITAMALQALSPYRNCEEAEGTIAAALGYLAENKSSADNCESTAQMICALCCLDIDPDTDERFAWLTDAMISFANDDGGFAHKKGESSSELASSQALIALCSLQRLRSGERSVYDMNEGSAVKPQRTTLDAMAAAKNRNTTAPAVKKSSAKGKKVTASVSAVIAVFGIAAVSGGILMRRRKEKNR, via the coding sequence ATGATGTTGAAAAGACTTGCGGCATTATCCGCGGCAGCAGTGATGCTGCTTGTGCCTGTAAGTGCATCAGCACTGGAGACCGGTCAGGCAGAGGGCTATGCAAGGGGCATCATCACATTTGAAAAGAATAAGAACGGTATACCCGAAAAGGACAGCCTTCTTTCGGGCAGTATAGCAGAGGATGCCGGGTTCGACAGCTCCGACTGGCTGGCGATAGGCGCGGTAAGAGCAGGGCTGGAGGATGATACAGCCGAGTACCGTGCGGCATGGGAGAAACGTATACAGGAGGATTATTCGGACGAGAAAAGCATCGGGAAGATAGTCCCTACGGACTGGCATAGGGCAGTGCTCACAGGGCTTTGCCTCGGGGCTGACCCCGCTGATGTATCGGGTGTTGACCTGCTGGGGTGCGGCACCTATCTCCGCGGAGAGAACAGGTCACTGGACAAGCAGGGGCTGAACGCATGGATATGGGGACTGATAGCTGTTGACAGCTGTGACTGGAAGATGCCCGAGGGAGCAGACCCCGACAGGAAAGATATGATAGATACCATTATCTCTGCACAGAACTCCGACGGCGGCTATTCGCTCACGGCAGGTGACGGCAGGAGCGATATCGACATAACTGCTATGGCACTTCAGGCGCTTTCACCTTACAGAAACTGTGAGGAAGCTGAGGGCACCATAGCTGCAGCCCTTGGATATCTGGCTGAGAACAAAAGCAGTGCCGACAATTGTGAGAGTACAGCGCAGATGATATGTGCGCTGTGCTGCCTTGATATAGACCCCGACACTGATGAAAGGTTCGCATGGCTTACAGATGCTATGATAAGCTTTGCCAATGATGACGGCGGCTTCGCTCACAAAAAGGGCGAAAGCAGCAGCGAGCTTGCATCATCTCAGGCGCTGATAGCCCTTTGCAGCCTGCAAAGACTGAGGTCGGGCGAAAGGTCTGTGTACGATATGAACGAAGGAAGTGCAGTAAAGCCTCAAAGGACAACGCTTGATGCTATGGCTGCCGCTAAAAACAGGAACACCACAGCGCCTGCTGTGAAAAAAAGCTCTGCGAAAGGGAAAAAAGTTACGGCTTCTGTATCTGCGGTGATAGCTGTTTTCGGGATAGCGGCTGTATCGGGCGGCATCCTTATGCGAAGAAGAAAGGAAAAGAACAGATGA